The sequence below is a genomic window from Candidatus Methylomirabilota bacterium.
CGGATCCGAGGCCGCCGCTATGCGGCGCAGCTGTCCGGGGCCGCTCCCGCGTCTGAACCGAGCCGGGCGGTAGCCTAGAGCTTCTTCTCGCCGAACCCCGTGCGCGACTCGTCGGCCGTGAGCGGCGTGGACATCTCCTTCATGTCCTTGGGCCTCTCTCGTGCCTCGGCGAGGATCTTGCCGACGGCGATGGCGGCCTCCTTGGCGAAGAGCCGTACCATGCCGACGGTGGTCCGCTCGCCGAAGATGGCGAGCAGGATGGCCTGGTCGTCCACCGTGGAGACGTGCATGCTTTCCTTGGCGCCCTGGTGGAAGAGGACGGTGAACTCCGTCTCGCCCAGGAGCTGGGCCAGCGCGCCCGTGGAGCTGAAGGCGCCGGCGGCCAGGGCGGAGATCGAGACGGTATCGAGCGCGCGATTGGCGCCCGTCATGGCCAGGAGCTGACCGCTCCGGTCGATGAGCAGCGCCTCGCTGGCCCCGGACTCGCCCAGGAAGGTCGTCAACACCTGGTTGATCTTCTCGGAATCGCCTTCGCGGATCACCATGTCATGCAGTCTCACGGTCTACCCCCTTTTCTTGCCCGAACTCGCCGACGAGGACCATGCGGGACACGGTGTTGAGCGTGTCGAACACGCCGTCACCGTTGACCGCCACCGCCTCGAAGGACGGGACCCGCCGGGTCCGCCGGTTGAGGAGAAACTCCATGTACTCGAGGGGCGCGACATTGGCGAGGTCGCGCTTGTTGTACTGGATGACGTACGGGATCTCGTCGATGTCGTAGCTGTACTCGCGGAGGTTGTCTTCGAGGTTCCGGAAGCTCTCGACATTCTCGCGCAGCCGGTCCCACTGCGAGTCGGCCACGAAGACCAGTCCGTCGCACCCGCGCAGGACGAGCTTGCGCGTCATGTTGTAGTAGACCTGTCCGGGCACCGTGTAGAGCTGGAACTTCGCCGTGAAGCCGCGCACGGTCAGGGCCGAGACGGGGAGGAAGTCGAAGAAGAGCGTGCGGTCGTCGCCCGCGGCGAGCGAGATCATGTTGCCCCGGCTGTCGCCGGGCAGGCTCCGGTGTATGTGCTGAAGGTTGGCCGTCTTGCCTGCCAGCCCGGGGCCGTAGTAGACCACCTTGAAGTTGATGACCTTCTGCGCGTAGTTGATGATCGCCATATCGCCTCAGGCTCCCAGGAGCCGCGCGGCCGCCCGCTCGACCTGCAGGCGCGCGAGACCAGGCCGGCCCGTAACCGCGCCGCCCACGATGAGGATGGCGGCGGGACCGGCGGCCGAGGGCAGCCGGCGCACCTCGAGCCGCTTCGTCCCTGATCGCAGCACGGCGGAGTGAAAAGGTCCAAACCCTCCCGCGGGGCTTTCCGCGCTCATGGCCGACACGAGGCCGCAGCCGAACACGGCAAGTGAAG
It includes:
- a CDS encoding gliding-motility protein MglA, whose translation is MAIINYAQKVINFKVVYYGPGLAGKTANLQHIHRSLPGDSRGNMISLAAGDDRTLFFDFLPVSALTVRGFTAKFQLYTVPGQVYYNMTRKLVLRGCDGLVFVADSQWDRLRENVESFRNLEDNLREYSYDIDEIPYVIQYNKRDLANVAPLEYMEFLLNRRTRRVPSFEAVAVNGDGVFDTLNTVSRMVLVGEFGQEKGVDRETA
- a CDS encoding roadblock/LC7 domain-containing protein; the protein is MRLHDMVIREGDSEKINQVLTTFLGESGASEALLIDRSGQLLAMTGANRALDTVSISALAAGAFSSTGALAQLLGETEFTVLFHQGAKESMHVSTVDDQAILLAIFGERTTVGMVRLFAKEAAIAVGKILAEARERPKDMKEMSTPLTADESRTGFGEKKL